TTCTGGTAAAAACCCAAAATTTATTGATCTCTATGGTATCCTGTCCAGCTCTTGAAAAACTGCATTTTTGCACTTTTTCCTCTACGTACTTGTTGTATCTCACTCCAGTAATGCAGCTTGGAATCTGAAGATTGAGGTAGGAAAAGTAATAGTTCTGTTTCTCCTTCTAATTAGACTTTTTCACTTTGATATAGGAAAAACAAAGCTAGCTGTTGACTGGAGAAGTTGGCTTAAATTGTATGGCAAAAGTTTGCTGGCCATATTTTGATCCGGAGTATGAGAACTTCAGCTATAGAATCAACCCTCCAAGGTATACTTTTATATTCCCTTCAAATGCAATTGTTGTTTCCAATTTTCAATTATCTTCAAATTTTATACTCTTTAGGATAAAGCACTGCAGAAAAAAAGATTATGAAATCACAATATAAAGAACTTTAGTGTTTGTATTAACGATCAttaaacattttcatattttcccAAGTGATCACAATATACAGATTTTTTAATGTTGGCATTGAGAATATGAGAGGGCGAACCTTAGCGCTATAGTAAGGTTACTGCCACGTGACTTTATGTTCACAGGAAGCTGCTAGGCAACATTAAATACATAAAGTTGGTCCTCTTTGGACCTCGCGCACAGCGTGAGCTTATAGCACCAGACATGTCTTTGTTGCCCTTATTAAGGATCTCTTAACATTTTCAGATTTTCCCAAGTGTTGCCTAAGTGCATTAACATAGTCTTAGAAGTGAAAacgtgaaaataaaataaataaataaaccatCAAAACATGATCATATGCTTCTTTAATTCTTAGCTAGTCCTTGTTGTTATAAGAAAGATGTCATGATTTCAATCCCTAGTGGAGTCTGAGGTTAAACACCTTGTAGAATTGGGTTTACGATGAGAAATTCTAATACCCATAAGAAGTGACTCGTTTATGGTGAACTCTGTTTCCGCTTCGCAGGGTCTCTGTGGACAATGATAGTTGCCATGATTGTACAGTTATCAAGGTATAATTTCTCAAAATAATTAGATATCAACTCTTTTCATGGTCTCGTTGAGTGTGATTTGGCCGTTTAGCATATCTTAGGAAACCtggattttaatttttgaagtTCATTGAACCTttaatcttttattttcttctaaCTTCATTCAATTTAACTTTATATACGATGAATTAGATTGAGTTGGCCCCCAAATTCTCTGACCAAAAGTCAAAACTTTAGCCAAATTTGATTTGATCAGACGATCATTTTTAATCTACCCAACCCATTATACCCTTTGCTAGATTTCCTAAGATTAATCTGCATTTGCAGAAACTTATCTTTAGCAATATTTTCCAACTTGAAAGTTCATAGAGAAAAGAAGTTGCAAATTTGAACTGAAACCTTGTTGAAGAGGTAGAAGTCCTGCTAAAACCTCATTCAGTTAATTTCTAATTAATTTCTTTATCATAGTAAGTTATGCAAAAGGTTATGTTACCCCAAGTAGCCATTATGAGATCATCTTTTTCCATGGTTCTTGCCGGAATCATTCACAGGGAGATGAGTTGATGCAATGACTAATGCATTCCGTTTTTGCTAAAAAATAATGCAGATTGATAGTGTTAACAAACCTGGAATTCTTCTGGAAGTCGTACAAATCCTGACAGATCTCGACTTCATAATTACCAAAGCTTACGTATCTTCTGATGGTGTATGGTTTATGGATGGTATGTTTGAGATTAAATTCAAACTTGAATCTGTAATCTGTAATGTGTATTGACAGTTAGCACACAGATATGTCCTGCTCATGCTTGTTATTAGCCTAAACAAATATTGTTAATCATTGAGAACATTGCTTACAATCAAGAATTTGAATCTATACATGGAAGAATGCTCTTGGAGTATTTTTAAAAGTGTCTTTGTATCTCTTTATATTAGAAAGAGGTTAGAATTTGAGAGGTCTAACTCTctcccaaaagctagcttagtaGTCGGGTTGTTCTACCCTATATAAAGGCTTATTTGGTCATactcatatctctagtcaatgtgagacttctcaacacaccctTTCACCCAGGACCAGACATCTGGAGTGGAATTTGTAGGAATGAACATTTGGAGGTAGCCCATATGTGAGTAGTCTCCGATAAACAAATGTAGGATAAACTCTGATAACATGTTAGAAACTAATTAACAGCATTGGTTTGCACGGTTATATACCATGGTTAACTACTATTCTATGACTGATTGTAGTTATAGTTAACTAACCAATACAATAGTATGCTAAGCTAACTAACTCTAATCAGCTAAGCTACTATGCTAAAACTGCTATACTTAAATACTTTTGAGACCAAGATGGAAATGTCATTGTTTATTGTACAAAGCACTTGGATAGAAAACCGCACACTTGTAGTTCCTATGGAGATAGTTACTTAAACATTATTGTCTCAGAAATGAATGCGAGATGGCTTTATAGACAAATCCTTTtctacattctctctcttattcATATGCTGACACACTCCCATGCATAGATGTAACAAAACACTGTTCAAACAAGGAGCTAATATGCTTAACTAATGTTATTAACAGTATTTCATGTCACGGATCAGCAAGGAAAAAAGGTAACAGACAGCAAAACTATTGATGTCATTGAAAAGGTAAACATCTTTCTCCTCTATATGtatgtttgaaaattcttctagaattaattttggagtcaaaatcaattataggtCGAAGCTTCTGTGAGGTGCTTCTGAGCATCAGAATTTATTCCCAGAATAGAGAACTAATCGAAACATGCTATTCTATATATTTATCTCATATAAAGGATATGCCAGCAATCTAACCATCCTAGAAAAGGATTTCAATTATGATTTAACGGAATGAAATAGTTTAACCTTTTAAAGAGTTCCTTAAATGGAGGGTTTTTTAATAGTAAGCTTTAGctgtatattagaaaagaaaccATCCATGATTCCAATTCTTATTGTGCAATGTTAGCAATATAGTCTTTTGAATATTCTACTTAACAGACTCTCTTACTTAACACTCTGTGATTCGCCAATTTTTTAAAGAAGTCTACACACTTGTTAAAAGACAATCAATTTATGACGCAAGTGTATTGACTTTTTAAATAGAGGCTAATCATATACTGTGTGATCAAAAGAGTTTGTGGTTTACATTTCTTTctcaaaattatttgaaaagaaTTGGTAGTATGAAGTGGGCACCAGATACACACACCATATTTAAAACCAGATTTCACCTAttactgcaaaaaaaaaattgtgacaaATGTACATCCCTGGTGTGTTGATGATCTTCCCTGCCATTTCCATAATCACACAGCAGTATTGCACCCTTGCACTGACAGAAGAGTATTACACATGTCAAACACTGATAACTACTTGTGAACATGACAATAGGCTCTAGGACCAAAGGGAAAGAGCACAGAAGGTGTAAAAAGTTGGCCGGGCAAACGGGTTGCCGTGCACTCGGTTGGTGACCATACAGCCGTTGAGCTCATCGGTAGGGACCGCCCAGGTCTCTTGTCTGAGATATCCGCCGTCCTTGCCAGCCTTCAATTTAATGTGATTGCTGCTGAAGTTTGGACTCATAACAGGCGAATAGCTTGTGTCCTTTATGTCAATGATGCTACAAACCAAGCCATTGATGACCAGAAAAAGTTATCTATTATGGAGGAGCAGCTCAACCACATTCTACGCGTAtctgatgaggaggaggatgaaaAAGAGGCCAAGAACAATTTCTACATGGGCTCCACCCATATGGATAGGAGACTCCATCAAATGTTGTTTGCTGATAGGGACTATGAAAGGGCTAgtgtaacaacaacaacaccggATGTTGATTGTCCTCTCTCTTTCAGGCCGAAAATCGAAATTGAACGATGCGGGGAAAAAGGTTACTCAGCTGTTAGTGTGAAATGCAAAGATAGGGCCAAGTTGATGTTTGATATCGTTTGCACTCTCACTGACATGCAATATGTTGTTTTCCATGCTACAATCTCGTCTGAAGGGCCTTATGCATCCCAGGTACACATGATTTATCGACTATAATCCATTCTTTGCTGCTAATTTTCTGGATTGAATCCTATGTCtaaattttcttcaattttattgTCGCACAGTGTTTGAAGATATAGGGTATAACAGATTACCTTTCTGAAAAATTCACAGAAGGAATTAATTGAGAAAAATTGAATTAGAATGACCAAATTGTGAACTTTAGACTAAAAGTGTTGATGTGATAATTTCAGGAGTACTTCATCCGGCACATGGATGGATGCACACTTGATACTGAAGGGGAGAAAGAAAGGGTCACCAAATGCATTGAAGCTGCTATTCAAAGAAGAGTAAGCGAGGTAATGTGTCAGTATGCTTCTTTAACTCTCTCACATTAAAAGAAGACGTGGATGAACTTGTGGTTCTCAACTCATAGTAAGTCTTTCATGCTCAATCATAGAACATGATATCTTGAGATGGTTTCCTACATGGTTTTAAATTGCAGTTATGGCCGCAGTTGCGGTTGCATTGTGAACCTTGAAATTGAAGACAAATGCGACCATAATTTGCGGAAACGGTGCAATTTCAAGGACTCAGAAAAATCTTGCGGCTGTAACTGTAGTTCGGAATGGAATTTCAAACCATGGTTTCCCAACAATGATTAATTTTCTAGACATGATTTCCCCCCAGCTCACATGTCTTCTTCTCAAGTCACCGATCTACTATTCTTTTCTGTTCAATTCCCTTCCCTCTTTCTTTCCGAGCATTGATTCTACAGCAGAAAGTCTTCTGAGTTTAACGGAGTTATACATTTTGCACCTGCAGCTATCTACTTGTATTGTTGCGAATGGTACGGTATACTTGGGGCTATGAATCGGTGACAGTGATGCTCTTTTGTCTTCAATAGAGCTTAAGAATCCATAAGCTCCACGTAATATCATCTGCATCCCTATAACCTGAAAACtacaacaaaaaaagaaaagaaaagaaaagagttacCCTTAAGAAGGAATATTTATGTTTATCATATGCAAATTCATTGTTCATGTGACAATGTCACTATCAGGCAGATATATATATCCTGAACTAGCATCTTCTGTCTATTTGACATTTAATTTCTTc
This is a stretch of genomic DNA from Lotus japonicus ecotype B-129 chromosome 1, LjGifu_v1.2. It encodes these proteins:
- the LOC130734396 gene encoding ACT domain-containing protein ACR3-like isoform X4, encoding MAKVCWPYFDPEYENFSYRINPPRVSVDNDSCHDCTVIKIDSVNKPGILLEVVQILTDLDFIITKAYVSSDGVWFMDVFHVTDQQGKKVTDSKTIDVIEKALGPKGKSTEGVKSWPGKRVAVHSVGDHTAVELIGRDRPGLLSEISAVLASLQFNVIAAEVWTHNRRIACVLYVNDATNQAIDDQKKLSIMEEQLNHILRVSDEEEDEKEAKNNFYMGSTHMDRRLHQMLFADRDYERASVTTTTPDVDCPLSFRPKIEIERCGEKGYSAVSVKCKDRAKLMFDIVCTLTDMQYVVFHATISSEGPYASQEYFIRHMDGCTLDTEGEKERVTKCIEAAIQRRVSELSTCIVANGTVYLGL
- the LOC130734396 gene encoding ACT domain-containing protein ACR3-like isoform X2, producing the protein MDVFHVTDQQGKKVTDSKTIDVIEKALGPKGKSTEGVKSWPGKRVAVHSVGDHTAVELIGRDRPGLLSEISAVLASLQFNVIAAEVWTHNRRIACVLYVNDATNQAIDDQKKLSIMEEQLNHILRVSDEEEDEKEAKNNFYMGSTHMDRRLHQMLFADRDYERASVTTTTPDVDCPLSFRPKIEIERCGEKGYSAVSVKCKDRAKLMFDIVCTLTDMQYVVFHATISSEGPYASQEYFIRHMDGCTLDTEGEKERVTKCIEAAIQRRVSEGVSLELCAKDRVGLLSEVTRILREHGLTVCRAGVSTVGEKGLNVFYVRDAYGNPVDMKIIEALRKEIGQTVMVNVKRVPTNAKAPAETRGWAKISFFFGNLLERFLT
- the LOC130734396 gene encoding ACT domain-containing protein ACR3-like isoform X3, producing MAKVCWPYFDPEYENFSYRINPPRVSVDNDSCHDCTVIKIDSVNKPGILLEVVQILTDLDFIITKAYVSSDGVWFMDVFHVTDQQGKKVTDSKTIDVIEKALGPKGKSTEGVKSWPGKRVAVHSVGDHTAVELIGRDRPGLLSEISAVLASLQFNVIAAEVWTHNRRIACVLYVNDATNQAIDDQKKLSIMEEQLNHILRVSDEEEDEKEAKNNFYMGSTHMDRRLHQMLFADRDYERASVTTTTPDVDCPLSFRPKIEIERCGEKGYSAVSVKCKDRAKLMFDIVCTLTDMQYVVFHATISSEGPYASQEYFIRHMDGCTLDTEGEKERVTKCIEAAIQRRVSEKMIHSVVLPLILWVMDTGCEP
- the LOC130734396 gene encoding ACT domain-containing protein ACR3-like isoform X5, giving the protein MAKVCWPYFDPEYENFSYRINPPRVSVDNDSCHDCTVIKIDSVNKPGILLEVVQILTDLDFIITKAYVSSDGVWFMDVFHVTDQQGKKVTDSKTIDVIEKALGPKGKSTEGVKSWPGKRVAVHSVGDHTAVELIGRDRPGLLSEISAVLASLQFNVIAAEVWTHNRRIACVLYVNDATNQAIDDQKKLSIMEEQLNHILRVSDEEEDEKEAKNNFYMGSTHMDRRLHQMLFADRDYERASVTTTTPDVDCPLSFRPKIEIERCGEKGYSAVSVKCKDRAKLMFDIVCTLTDMQYVVFHATISSEGPYASQEYFIRHMDGCTLDTEGEKERVTKCIEAAIQRRVSELWPQLRLHCEP
- the LOC130734396 gene encoding ACT domain-containing protein ACR3-like isoform X1, with translation MAKVCWPYFDPEYENFSYRINPPRVSVDNDSCHDCTVIKIDSVNKPGILLEVVQILTDLDFIITKAYVSSDGVWFMDVFHVTDQQGKKVTDSKTIDVIEKALGPKGKSTEGVKSWPGKRVAVHSVGDHTAVELIGRDRPGLLSEISAVLASLQFNVIAAEVWTHNRRIACVLYVNDATNQAIDDQKKLSIMEEQLNHILRVSDEEEDEKEAKNNFYMGSTHMDRRLHQMLFADRDYERASVTTTTPDVDCPLSFRPKIEIERCGEKGYSAVSVKCKDRAKLMFDIVCTLTDMQYVVFHATISSEGPYASQEYFIRHMDGCTLDTEGEKERVTKCIEAAIQRRVSEGVSLELCAKDRVGLLSEVTRILREHGLTVCRAGVSTVGEKGLNVFYVRDAYGNPVDMKIIEALRKEIGQTVMVNVKRVPTNAKAPAETRGWAKISFFFGNLLERFLT